A genomic window from Punica granatum isolate Tunisia-2019 chromosome 2, ASM765513v2, whole genome shotgun sequence includes:
- the LOC116196632 gene encoding thylakoid lumenal 17.4 kDa protein, chloroplastic, producing MAALLISLSQNGLSLRHPSPGLLHHRIPIPKLRSPVRLSCSAPGEGYGIRENECRFKEFRSFACGVLAVWAVTAASPVIAAGQRLPPLSTEPNRCEKAYVGNTIGQANGVYDKPIDLRFCDYTNEKSQLKGKSLAAALMSAAKFDGADMSEVVMSKAYAVGASFKGVDFSNAVLDRVNFGKANLQGAVFKNTVLSGSTFEEAQLQDAVFEDTIIGYIDIQKLCTNTTINAEGRAELGCR from the exons ATGGCGGCACTTCTCATTTCACTTTCTCAGAACGGTCTCTCTCTTCGGCATCCGTCGCCGGGCCTCCTCCACCACCGCATTCCAATCCCGAAGCTTCGGTCTCCGGTCCGCCTCAGCTGCTCCG CTCCCGGTGAAGGTTACGGAATCAGAGAAAATGAGTGCCGTTTCAAGGAATTTAGGAGTTTTGCTTGCGGAGTTCTGGCCGTTTGGGCTGTGACTGCTGCCTCCCCTGTGATTGCTGCTGGTCAg AGATTGCCTCCTTTGTCAACAGAACCCAATCGTTGCGAGAAAGCATATGTTGGCAACACAATTGGACAAGCTAATGGTGTCTATGACAAGCCAATTGATCTCCGATTTTGTGACTacacaaatgaaaaatctcaACTAAAAGGAAAGTCCCTTGCTGCAGCCCTTATGTCAGCTGCTAAATTTGATGGTGCGGACATGTCAGAGGTGGTGATGTCAAAGGCTTACGCTGTTGGAGCTAGCTTCAAGG GAGTCGACTTCTCAAATGCTGTTCTGGACAGGGTAAATTTTGGGAAAGCGAATCTTCAAGGGGCTGTATTTAAGAACACTGTTCTATCTGGGTCTACATTTGAGGAAGCTCAACTTCAGGATGCAGTTTTTGAGGACACTATAATCGGCTACATTGATATCCAGAAGCTGTGTACGAATACCACTATAAATGCTGAAGGAAGAGCAGAGTTGGGATGCCGGTGA
- the LOC116196634 gene encoding uncharacterized protein LOC116196634, producing MENLSAYISYERLNGMANWVGTSVASAFFASLERCSCINLSTSEDDSDDPCESNDLPLMSGSSNSTATATATATEPRDVSNLPV from the coding sequence ATGGAAAACCTAAGCGCATACATATCGTACGAGAGGCTGAACGGAATGGCGAACTGGGTGGGCACCAGCGTCGCGTCCGCCTTTTTCGCCTCCCTCGAGCGCTGCTCCTGCATCAACCTCTCCACCTCCGAAGACGACTCAGACGATCCCTGCGAGTCCAACGACCTCCCCCTCATGTCCGGCAGCTCCAACTCCACCGCAACCGCCACCGCCACCGCCACCGAACCCCGCGACGTCTCCAACCTCCCCGTCTAA
- the LOC116195345 gene encoding pentatricopeptide repeat-containing protein At2g13600-like, whose amino-acid sequence MAIRVFDAVSSTPSKLTRLDHGPENPRTPSNLSFEQLKPTHQVIQSDCSLLNKPINSTTYASVLDSCKCPSLGKQIHAHALKFGFHGHEFVETKLLQMYGRCGCLEGALDLFYEMPHRNLHSWTAVIGVHLDHDLFHDALSLFLELLFSSVVLEFFLFPVALKICSGLGDVELGRQLHGAALKYQFESNFYVGNALIDMYGKCRSLDDAKRVLAKMPQRDHVSWNSIITACIANRMVREGLGYLDEMFSRDSLKPNLVSWSAVIGGFSQNGYDEEAITQLLRMLEGGLRPNARTLASVLPSCARLLKLGLGKEIHGYVTRHGFMSNSYVVNGLVDVYRRCADMGSARKIFSRFSLQNEVSYNTMIVGYCENGDVFKAKELFDVMELVGIEKDTVSWNSMISGYVDNLYFNEALDMYRQLIMEDGVQPDSFTLGSILNACADMASLRRGKEIHSQSVVRGLQSNPFVGGALVEMYCKCQDLDAANLAFHQVKDRDIATWNALISGYSRCYETETIRVLLEEMKRDGFEPNAYTWNSILAGYVENGNHESAMCLLSEMRNSNRRPDIYTVGIIIRACSKLATIERGKQVHAYSIKYGYESDVHIGAALVDMYAKCGNIERAIFSYNRIQSPNLVSQNAMLTAYAMHGLGEEGIALFQRMLGEGYQPDHVTFLTALSCCVHAGAVETGQQLFDVMVNFNVEPTLKHYTCMVDLLSKTGKLHEAHRLIKRMPMEPDAVVWSSLLGGCVMSGNFELGEITAKRLIELEPENTGNHILLANLYAYAGKWSELARTRRAMKDSGMHKSPGCSWIEDRDKVHVFLASDRSHERTEEIYSTLQSLTVHMRRTSEFSIRV is encoded by the coding sequence ATGGCGATCCGTGTATTTGACGCCGTCTCCAGTACGCCGTCGAAGCTCACCCGGCTCGATCATGGCCCCGAGAATCCCCGGACCCCCTCTAACCTTTCCTTTGAACAACTGAAACCAACCCACCAAGTAATTCAATCAGATTGCTCCCTACTGAACAAGCCGATCAACTCCACGACCTACGCTTCGGTACTCGATTCCTGCAAATGCCCGAGTCTCGGGAAACAAATCCATGCCCACGCCCTGAAGTTCGGGTTTCATGGGCACGAGTTCGTGGAGACGAAGCTGCTCCAGATGTACGGCCGGTGCGGCTGTCTAGAGGGCGCACTGGACCTGTTCTACGAAATGCCCCACAGAAACCTGCATTCTTGGACTGCCGTAATAGGAGTGCACTTGGACCATGACCTGTTCCATGATGCCTTGTCGCTGTTCCTGGAACTACTCTTTAGCTCCGTGGTGTTGGAATTTTTCTTGTTTCCGGTAGCTCTGAAGATCTGCAGTGGCCTTGGGGATGTAGAGCTTGGGAGACAGTTACATGGGGCTGCACTAAAGTACCAGTTTGAGTCGAATTTTTACGTCGGCAATGCTTTGATAGATATGTATGGTAAATGCAGGAGTTTGGATGACGCTAAGAGAGTTTTAGCAAAGATGCCTCAAAGGGACCATGTCTCATGGAATTCTATAATCACGGCTTGTATTGCAAACAGGATGGTCCGTGAGGGGTTGGGTTATCTGGATGAGATGTTCTCCCGGGATAGTTTGAAGCCAAACCTTGTTTCCTGGAGCGCTGTCATTGGAGGTTTTTCACAGAATGGCTATGACGAGGAAGCTATTACTCAGCTCTTGAGGATGCTTGAGGGTGGCCTGAGACCGAATGCTCGAACCCTAGCAAGTGTTCTTCCTTCTTGCGCTAGACTGCTTAAGCTAGGACTGGGGAAAGAGATACACGGCTATGTAACGAGACATGGGTTCATGTCCAATTCCTATGTTGTGAATGGACTTGTCGATGTTTACCGGAGATGTGCTGATATGGGAAGTGCCCGGAAGATCTTCTCGAGATTCTCCCTCCAGAATGAGGTTTCCTATAACACGATGATTGTCGGGTATTGTGAGAATGGTGATGTTTTTAAGGCAAAAGAGCTGTTTGACGTGATGGAGCTTGTAGGAATCGAGAAGGACACTGTGTCATGGAATTCGATGATTTCAGGCTATGttgataatttatattttaatgaaGCTCTGGACATGTATCGGCAGTTAATTATGGAAGATGGTGTCCAACCTGATTCATTTACACTAGGGAGTATTCTAAATGCCTGTGCTGATATGGCTTCTTTGAGGCGAGGAAAGGAGATTCACTCCCAATCCGTTGTTAGAGGACTGCAGTCAAACCCTTTCGTGGGAGGGGCTTTGGTGGAAATGTATTGCAAGTGCCAAGACTTAGACGCTGCAAACTTGGCCTTTCATCAGGTGAAGGACCGGGATATCGCAACATGGAATGCCCTGATCTCAGGATATTCCCGATGCTATGAGACCGAAACTATCCGAGTTCTCCTAGAAGAAATGAAAAGGGATGGTTTTGAGCCAAATGCCTATACTTGGAATAGCATTCTTGCAGGTTATGTGGAAAATGGGAATCACGAATCAGCTATGTGCCTACTGTCTGAGATGCGAAACTCAAATAGAAGACCAGATATCTACACAGTGGGGATAATTATTAGGGCTTGCTCGAAATTGGCAACAATTGAACGAGGGAAGCAAGTCCACGCTTACTCTATCAAGTATGGGTATGAATCAGATGTCCATATTGGGGCTGCCCTAGTTGACATGTATGCCAAATGCGGGAACATTGAGCGTGCAATCTTCTCCTACAATAGAATCCAGAGCCCTAATTTGGTATCACAAAATGCCATGCTGACAGCATATGCCATGCATGGACTTGGTGAAGAAGGCATTGCCCTCTTCCAGAGAATGCTAGGTGAAGGTTATCAACCTGATCATGTTACTTTCTTAACAGCTCTCTCTTGTTGCGTCCATGCTGGAGCAGTCGAAACAGGTCAGCAGTTATTCGATGTGATGGTGAATTTTAATGTAGAGCCTACACTGAAGCACTATACATGTATGGTTGATCTCCTGAGCAAAACTGGGAAGTTACATGAAGCCCACAGACTCATAAAGAGAATGCCAATGGAGCCTGATGCAGTGGTGTGGAGTTCTTTACTTGGGGGCTGTGTTATGTCTGGAAATTTCGAGTTAGGGGAGATCACGGCGAAAAGGCTCATAGAGTTGGAACCCGAGAATACTGGGAATCATATTTTACTGGCAAATTTGTATGCTTATGCTGGGAAATGGTCAGAGTTGGCGAGAACAAGAAGGGCAATGAAGGACAGTGGAATGCATAAGAGCCCAGGATGCAGTTGGATCGAGGATAGAGATAAGGTCCACGTGTTTCTCGCCTCTGATAGGTCTCATGAGAGAACTGAAGAAATATACAGCACTTTGCAGAGCTTAACAGTTCACATGAGAAGGACTTCAGAATTCAGTATCAGAGTGTAA
- the LOC116195346 gene encoding uncharacterized protein LOC116195346, giving the protein MYLKKPLWSEAVKRTASPTAEDSDQSSPLTVVEDLVSSLTDQRVYREVTLALRTGLRDARAEFSFLRVRGLRGLLKFLRSVSESDSAIHLFSQSQSVPELQVVPVLFRHSLRDSEEDSVASLDHIFSVEPMKKTSPSTDAEVALALRVLEGCCLLHRESTILAHRHKAIPVLMNILSTRGVAEQDACLDALISIMLDSSANQMDFESCNGIEEVAELLRDKQVDENLRLKCGEFLLLLIGHVNGRDKSPMATIHEDVRRLLGEKSASLVWAASQFGSTLNPEQRLTALHIQARRVLESLDMY; this is encoded by the exons ATGTACCTGAAGAAGCCTCTGTGGAGCGAGGCGGTGAAGAGGACCGCCTCCCCCACGGCGGAGGATTCCGATCAGTCCTCGCCCCTCACGGTGGTGGAGGATCTGGTCAGCTCCTTGACCGACCAGAGAGTCTACAGGGAGGTCACCCTCGCCCTGCGGACCGGCCTCCGCGACGCTCGTGCCGAGTTCTCCTTCCTCCGGGTCCGTGGCCTCCGCGGCCTCCTCAAGTTCCTGCGATCCGTCTCTGAATCCGATTCCGCTATCCACCTCTTCTCTCAGAGCCAGTCCGTTCCCGAGCTCCAAG TCGTCCCTGTTCTGTTCCGACATTCACTGAGAGACTCGGAAGAAGACAGTGTTGCGAGTTTGGATCATATATTCAGTGTCGAGCCTATGAAGAAAACGAGTCCTTCTACTGACGCTGAAGTTGCTCTAGCTCTTCGTGTTTTGGAAGGCTGCTGTCTTCTTCACAGGGAAAGCACCATCTTGGCCCATCGGCACAAGGCCATTCCA GTTTTGATGAATATCTTATCCACCCGAGGAGTGGCAGAACAAGATGCTTGCTTGGATGCTCTTATTTCAATCATGTTAGATTCTTCAGCCAATCAAATG GATTTTGAATCATGTAATGGCATCGAGGAAGTTGCAGAGCTCTTAAGGGACAAACAAGTGGATGAAAATCTCAG ATTGAAGTGTGGAGAGTTCTTACTTCTCCTCATTGGGCATGTAAACGGGAGGGATAAGTCCCCAATGGCAACTATACATGAGGATGTGAGACGACTTCTAGGGGAAAAATCCGCATCCTTAGTATGGGCAGCAAGTCAATTTGGATCAACCCTCAATCCCGAGCAGAGACTAACAGCTCTCCACATTCAAGCTCGCAGGGTCCTCGAGTCACTTGACATGTACTAA
- the LOC116193480 gene encoding dof zinc finger protein DOF5.3-like — MEHTTSPQWPQGTGVINDTNTNKPAMEISRSSSNTNNNNNNNQNNKKMTRPSKDQAPLNCPRCNSLNTKFCYYNNYSLSQPRYFCKTCRRYWTQGGSLRNVPVGGGSRKNKRPPSSISSSAQPAIPPPPAPSLSKDYMKLFPPVGFPNPSHRLGLDEAHDLNLSYPPIPSSAPTVGTNANVVSKGLSLMMMGHNFMQDLAFSSGEFPSSLLDFKPATTAAAAASSSLLNFSLAHNGNNSNDGRFGVGGGPRSFQLGLQEEISGGREARVLFPVEDLKQSMPSNGRAATDHQQQQYEQNNGSSSGLLQGGGGGGGAADSSNAGFWNHGLLLSGSTPWIHGNQIQ, encoded by the exons ATGGAGCATACAACCAGCCCTCAGTGGCCACAG GGAACTGGGGTTATTAATGACACCAACACGAACAAGCCCGCCATGGAGATCAGTCGTAGTAGTAGTAATactaataacaataacaacaataatCAGAACAATAAGAAGATGACGAGGCCGAGCAAAGACCAGGCGCCGTTGAACTGCCCGAGGTGTAATTCCTTGAACACCAAGTTCTGTTACTACAACAACTATAGCCTCTCCCAGCCAAGGTATTTCTGCAAGACCTGCAGGAGGTACTGGACCCAGGGTGGGTCCCTCAGGAATGTCCCTGTAGGTGGAGGCTCAAGGAAGAACAAGAGGCCCCCCTCGTCGATATCGTCGTCGGCTCAGCCAGCAATCCCTCCTCCTCCAGCTCCGTCGCTGTCGAAGGATTATATGAAGCTGTTTCCTCCGGTCGGTTTCCCTAACCCTAGCCATAGGTTGGGACTCGACGAGGCCCACGATCTCAACCTCTCTTACCCGCCAATACCCTCGTCAGCCCCCACCGTCGGCACTAATGCTAATGTCGTGTCAAAGGGTTTGAGCTTGATGATGATGGGCCATAATTTCATGCAAGACTTGGCATTTTCTTCCGGCGAGTTTCCGAGCAGCTTGTTAGACTTCAAGCCTGCAAcaactgctgctgctgctgcttcttccTCCCTCCTGAACTTCTCCCTAGCTCATAACGGTAACAATAGTAACGATGGCAGGTTCGGGGTTGGTGGTGGACCGAGGAGCTTCCAGTTAGGGCTGCAGGAAGAAATTAGTGGAGGTAGAGAGGCTAGGGTTTTGTTCCCAGTCGAGGATCTAAAGCAGTCCATGCCTAGTAACGGCAGAGCAGCGACTGATCATCAACAGCAGCAATATGAGCAGAACAATGGCAGCAGCAGCGGGCTACtgcaaggaggaggaggaggaggaggagcagcaGATAGCTCCAATGCTGGGTTCTGGAATCACGGGCTTCTGCTGAGCGGGTCGACGCCATGGATACACGGCAATCAAATACAGTGA
- the LOC116195347 gene encoding protein yippee-like At4g27745, producing MGEIVGPRLYSCYKCRNPVSLHDDIISKAFQGRNGRAFLFSHAMNIVVGPKEDRHLLTGLHTVADVSCSDCQEVLGWKYERAYEPSQRYKEGKFILEKSKIVKENW from the exons ATGGGTGAAATTGTGGGTCCTCGGTTGTATAGCTGCTACAAGTGTCGGAATCCTGTCTCTCTGCACGATGATATCATATCCAAGGCCTTTCAG GGAAGAAACGGCCGAGCTTTTCTGTTTTCTCATGCCATGAATATTGTTGTTGGGCCCAAAGAAGATAGGCACCTCCTTACGGGCCTCCACACCGTGGCTGATGTCTCCTGCTCCGATTGCCAGGAAGTGTTGGGTTGGAAATACGAGAGGGCCTACGAGCCATCACAGAGGTACAAGGAAGGGAAGTTCATACTCGAGAAGTCTAAGATTGTGAAGGAGAACTGGTAG